From the Deinococcus gobiensis I-0 genome, the window CCCGGCGCGCGGCGCGGCTGCGACGCTGGGTCCATGACACAGCAGAGCAGCTATAAGGTCAGCCAGGGCAGCACCACGCACGGCAAGGACGGCGAGCATCACCTGATCAAGGGCGAGAGCAGCAGCATGCGCCTGTGGCACAACGAGCAGCCGCAGGACACCGCCGACAAGACCCCCCACGCCAACGCCTACGAGACGCTGGGCTACGTCATTCAGGGCAAGGTCGAGCTGACGGTGGACGGCCAGACCCTCACGCTGGAGGCCGGCGACAGCTACCGCGTGCCCAAGGGCGCCGAGCACACCTACCGCGTCCTGGAAGTCCTGAACGCGGTCGAAGTGATCACGCCGGGCGAGTAGGTCGCGCGGGTTCCCAGGCTCCCCCACGTGGGGAGTCTTTTGTTGGCAAAGGTGCCCTGGGGCAGGGTGCCTAAAGTGCGGCTCAACAGGCCCTAAATGCCGGTTCAGTCGCCCGTCATGGGGCCGGGAGAAGCGGGCGGCATGCTGGCCCCATGACCAAGCAGACCTTAGAAGGCAAGAAGATCGCCATCCTGGCCGCCGACGGCGTGGAGGAAGTCGAGCTGACCGGCCCCCGTCAGGCGCTGGAAGACGCGGGCGCGACCACCCACCTCGTCAGCCTGAAGTCGGGCCAGATCCAGAGCATGAAAGGCGACATCGAGCCGCAGGCCAAGTACGACGTGGACAAGACGGTGGATGAAGTCAGCGCTGCCGATTACGACGGCCTGGTGCTGCCCGGCGGTACGGTGAACCCCGACAAGCTGCGCCTGAGTGACGCCGCCATGAAGTTCGTGCGGGACGCCTACGACAGTGGCAAGCCCATCGCGGCGATCTGTCACGGCCCGTGGAGCCTGTCTGAAACGGGTATCGCCAAGGGCCTCAAGCTGACGA encodes:
- a CDS encoding type 1 glutamine amidotransferase domain-containing protein encodes the protein MTKQTLEGKKIAILAADGVEEVELTGPRQALEDAGATTHLVSLKSGQIQSMKGDIEPQAKYDVDKTVDEVSAADYDGLVLPGGTVNPDKLRLSDAAMKFVRDAYDSGKPIAAICHGPWSLSETGIAKGLKLTSWPSLQHELKLAGAQWVDEQVVTDKGVVTSRNPDDIPAFNKKIVEEFAEGDHSSKR
- a CDS encoding cupin domain-containing protein — encoded protein: MTQQSSYKVSQGSTTHGKDGEHHLIKGESSSMRLWHNEQPQDTADKTPHANAYETLGYVIQGKVELTVDGQTLTLEAGDSYRVPKGAEHTYRVLEVLNAVEVITPGE